Within the Tursiops truncatus isolate mTurTru1 chromosome 19, mTurTru1.mat.Y, whole genome shotgun sequence genome, the region gaagagaacatatgcaaaacattctctgacataaaccataacaatgttttgttaggtcagggcaaaagaaataaaagcaaaaataaacaaatgggacctaatcaaacttataagctcttgcacaacaaaggaaaccacaaacaaaacgaaaagacaacctacggactgggagaaaatatttgcaaacaatgtgattgacaagggcttaatttccaaaatatataaacagctcatacaactcaataacaaaaaacaaataacccaacaaaaaaatggacagagacctaaatagacttttcttcaaagaacatacagatggccaataggcacataaaaagatgctcaacatcactagttggtagagaaatgcaaatcagaactataaTGTGATGTCACcgcacactggtcagaatgaccaccatgaaaaagtcaaataaatgctggagagggtgtagtgaaaagaaaaccctcctatgctgttggtgagTTTGTAAGctggtaaagccactatggagaacagtatggaggttccttaaaaaactgaaaatagagttaccttatgatccagcaatccccctcctggtcatacatctggagaaaacactaattcaaaaagatacatgcacccctatgttcacagaagcactatttacaatagtcaagacatggaaactacATAAATGTCCAACAGATGgaaggataaagatgtggtgtgtgtacacacacacacacacacacacacacacacacacacacacacaatggaatactactcagccataaaaaagaatgaaataatgctatttgcagctacatggatggacctagagtttatcatactaggcaaagtaagccagaaagagaaagacaaataccatatgatatcccttatacgtggaatctaaaatatgatacaagtggacttattacaaaacagaaacaggggcTTCCTGGTAGCACcatggttaagaagccgcctgccaatgacatgagttcgagtcctggtctgggaagatcccacatgccacgaagcaactaagcccgtgcaccacaactattgagcccgcgctctagagccctctaaccacagctactgagcatgcacaccacagctactgaagcctgcacgcctagagcccgtgctctgcaacgagaagccaccacaatgagaagcccgcgcaccccaacaaagagtagccccactcgccacaactagagaaagcccgtgcacagcaacgaaaacccaatgcagccaaaaataaatggtaataaataaaatattaaaaagtcttaacaaacaaaacaaaacagaagcagacgtGAAGGTTGGTGAGTTGGTGCGGAGTTCGTCTCAGCACACGTGGCCGCGCTGGGATGGAttcctcctcatcttcctccaCAGTGGGTTTGGGCTCGGTTGACTGGCAGCTGCAGCATTTCATGGACGTAGAGACTCAGAAGCAGCGCTTCCAGCAGCTGGTGCACCAGATGACGAAACTTTGTTGGGAAAAGTGCACAGACAAGCCTGGGCCAAAGTTGGACAGTCTGGCTGAGGCCTGTTTTGTGAACTGCATTGGGCACTTCATTGATACAAGCCAATTCAACTTGAATCGACTGTAACAGACCCAGAAATCCAAGCCAGTCTTCTCAGAAAGCTGTTCTGACTGACTTCAGCATTACCTCTTTGGAAAAGGAAGGTAGTTCAAGAAAAGAAGAGCAGTTGATGGGATGGTTGAAGAAAAGGTGGGGGATCGGCTCCCACTTTGTCACTCTTGGGACATCCTGTCATCTGAGAATGAACAAAGACCAATTTTTTTGTGGGAGGGGTGTTTGAGGGTCAAATGTGTTTGGGGttgtgttttttaatgttaatctggggaaaacaaatgacagatgaatggaaaattcTACTAGATGTATATTACTCTATGTGGGATGAAGCTTTTCTCATAGTCCCATTAACTGCTCCCTACAATTTTAATAGGGGAACTGCTCTATAATTTGATAGTGGGGCCACATAAGTAATAATCTGTTATTTGTGTGGATTCGTTTCAGATTTCTAGAGAGATCGACATACGTCTTTGTGTCTCTCAGAAAGGGCAGCAGCAGGGGAAAGAGTAATTTGGTACTTGACTGTAGCCCTCCTTATCTAGTGTTTGACTATCAGTGCTGGAAAAAAAGATGTATTGAATATTCATACAGTACATTTCACCTTTCTAGATTATCTCTCTCCCTTATACTGTGATTCACTTAAATATCTATATAAATTACAGTCTTGAGCTAGTACAGGTAACCTGAGAGTCTAGAGGCCTTTGGTTAAAGGAATCTAGCCAGTGAACATAATTCTCATACTAAACTGCCACAAGGAAGAAGTTAACTTACCCTGTATATTGGGgtccaaaaaaattgaaagatgtgcctaaatgaaaaaataagttataaagaTTTAGGCCACTCAAAAACTAACAGCCGTTTCAGGTAGATGTGCATGCCTAATGTAAATCAGCATAGTTTCCGTTTAGTGCGTTCTTTTAATCACTGAAATAAAAGattctacaagaaaaaaaaaacagaaaaagaaacagactcacagatacagaaaacaaacttaaggttaccaaaagggaaagggagtgGAGGAAGGGATAAGTTAGGAGCTTAGGataaacagatacaaactactatatacagataaacaacaaggtcctactgtagagcacagggaactatattcaatatcttgtaataaaccataatggaaaagacaagAGTAAATGAGGCCAGCTGGGAGTCTCTTGGGCTGTGGTGGGAGAGGTGGGGTTGGGCTTTGGATGAGAGGAGGTAGATAGAAAAAAGGTGTGACTGGTGTAGAGTCAGCACATGCAATACTGGAGAGGACGTAGGGCTTGTGACTTCCACACAAGGTCAAAACCTGCGTTCCTGTTTTAtcgggttgaccaaaaagttcgttcaggttttcccGTAAGATGCTACCGAAAAACCCGAACCAatatttttggccaacccagtattttgtAACTCTCGCagttttaggtttttctatatATGTCTATGATCcatagttatttaatttttataagttcTCTTTGCATACCCAATTGCATACCCAACTGCTACCACACACTGATCTAACAAATCATTCTTTCTATACCAAATTGCTTTTGTCCCTTCACTGAAAAACAACTGatcatttgtgtgtatgtttatttctagACCTCCTATTCCCTTACATTTATCTATTTGTATTTATGCTAGCACTTTCTTGTTTCCAGGTTGTTTGGCTATTCTTGGTCCTTTGCACTTGCATTTTCATTGTAGAATCCACTTcgcaatttctattaaaaaaaaaaagagcttaccGAGATTTTGACTTGGATTTCACTTAACACATAGATCAATTTAGAAGGAAATATTGAGCGTTACAATCCGTAAATGTGAGATATCTCTCCTTTTACTtgggtcttaattttttttctctaatttttaaaattctgtttaccCATCTTGCATGTATTTTCTACATCTGATGGTATGCtaaattttaattgtattgactatattttcttatttttttgtatttttcctactCTGGCCTTTGGGGCCTTATTCCTGGCAAGGCTATCCCTCTCAGAGCTAGTTAATTCCTGCAGGTAAAAAATCCCTCCCCTATAAGCATGCTTGTTATACACAAACCGACCAATCTGGAGCCCACACCCCCAACCATAACCTTAGCAAACTCACATACCAAACCAATAATCCTCCCTGCCCTATACCGTACCTAGCTCTGGTACCTATACCAGAGCTAGGTACGGGACAACTAGTGTCCACCCTTCCAAAACAGAGGCCgctgaaaaatttcaaactgtCTGTCTTAGTCTTATAGGTCTGCTATAACagaacaccatagactgggtgattTATGAAGAACAGACATTCATTTATCCCAATTCTGGTGACTGGAAGTCCTCCAATGCCATAAAGGTGCCTTATGATTGGGTGAAGGTCCTCTTCTGGATGGCAACTAGGGATGACCCCTGAAACCCAAAGTCTGCCAGAATTTTTCAAGGCTGTGAGCCATGCTCTTCTTGACCTGCCTCCTGAGCAGAAGGTGGAGGCCCAGCATATGCGGCCCAGTATGACATGCTGTGCTTCCTGTTTCTAGGGAACCGTGTAAGTGTCCTTCTTCAAAGTAACTTCCATGTCTGCATGTCTCACAGTGCATGATTAAAACAAGTCCCTGGTACATTTCAACACAGACAtttggggcggggaggggggatcTGAAGTTCTCAACTGTTTATTGCTATCGCAAATAGAATGGTTTCTTTTATATGGATCTTGAATTCTTCAAGCTTCAGATACTCAGTCGTTCTAGCAGGGTCTTTTGGTtaatgttatgttttgttttttattgaagtatagctgatgtacaatattatataaattagaggagtacaatatagtgattcacaatttttaaaggttgtactccatttatagttatagaatattggctatattccctgtgttgtacaatatatccttgtagcttattttgtacATCACAGTTTGTACCTCTGATTCCCCTACCCTTATATGGCCCCTCGCCACTTCCCTTTCCTcacaggtaaccactagtttgttctctgtacctgtgagtcagcttcttttttgttatattcactagtttgttgtatttttaagattccacatataagtgatattatacagtatttgtctttctttatctgacttatttcccttagcataataccctccaagtccatccatgttgttgcaaatggcaaaatttcattcttttttatggctgagtagtattccattgtatatgtttaTTCTGGGTTATGCTTTGTTTGGAGATCCCATAGAGTTTTCTCCGTagatcagttttattttttccttagcaATGTgagtaattttactttttattgcctCATTATTGTGACAATAACCTCCATCtcaatattgaatagaagtctagttttattaaaatttccagtATAATATTGAACCAAAGTCTTGTTTAATTTggctttgtcttatttttctacttttttaaggGACAACATGCCATTAAATTGAGGCCATTCTTTTCGCACATGTGTTTGgtctataaatttaaaaattacaaataaaaatataggtatttactccattaaaaaaaaaagcttcacagTGAAATCTAGACTGGTATTTGAACAATATTCAGGTATCACAGCCGAGTCAAgttgatatataaaattaatcatcacaagtTCACCTCTTGTCAACTTGGCACCATACAAACTTAAACCACtccttatctccaaataaagacaacAACAAGGTCATGATACAACTATCCTGTGTACAACCAAAAATACAATAACTCTTTCTTCAGAAAGGAGACAGATTCCCTGGGTAACATTCACTCTCCTCCTTGATATCCTATAACCAAATACTATGATATAAATTTAACAATACTTAAATACTGTGATGTGAAGTCAACACATCATCTGTTAAATGACAAGGGcgtgaaagaaggaagaaaaagatattggctggagcttccctggtggcgcagtggttgagagtccgcctgctgatgcaggggacacgggttcgtgccccggtcctggaggatcccacatgctgtggagcggctgagcctgtgaaccatggccgctgagcctgcacgtccggagcctgtactccgcaacgggagaggccaaaacagtgagaggcccgcgtaccgaaaaaaaaaaattaggaagaaatacTCATGACATTACTGATTACTATCCTCACTTCTGTTAATGGTCACATGAGCTAACTAATATGTAGCTCTTCCACAATCCATTCCATGCTCCTTTTGTCCTCAGCAGCACCTCGaatggtctttttttcttcttttttttgcggtacgggggcatctcactgttgtggcctctcccgctgtggcacgcaggctccggacacgcagtctcagcggccatggctcacaggcctagccgctccgtggcatgtgggatcctcccggaccgggacacgaacccgtgccccctgcatcggcaggcggactctcaaccactgcgccactagggaaaccctcgaatgattattttttattccctGGTGGGGTGACCAAAGCATTCTTTCCTGAAGGGTCTGGGCCATGAGTTGTCCTGCCTGAAGTAGGTTGTGGATAGTTTTCCATTGACTTTACCATAGATCATGACAAGACATCTTAAGGGATCTCTGCATTCCAGACACACACTTCCTTTGTGCAAGTACCAGTGGGAAGTATAGTCCAATTTGCACCTGATAATCACATTCAATCACCAGAGCCAGCACAGTAACTCTTACTTTTCCTGTTGATTCAGAAGCATGAGTAGTGCAAAGTGGCAGACTGGCAGTGTTACTCTCCAGGACAATGGAATCATTCTACTGCAGTAGTGAAAGCACTCTTCCCTTTGCAACTAAGACCTCTACACAATCAGTGCTTCATGAAGACAGGAAGCAAAAATTTTCCCTAGTGCCTCTCTATGGATAACTGTCAGTGGTGCCACTCACATATCTACCCCTTGATTCCTGGACGCATCAATCCAGGCTATGGGACAAATAGTCCTATTTGTTGTTTGATGATTCAGAGCCTATACAGCTTCCTGGGGAATCTTTCCCTGGCCCTCCAAATATTGTCACATAGTAATCTGCCCAGGCCACAGGAAACATGTGAGGATCATGTAGACACTAGGGACCTTTGAACAAAGATTGTGCTGTTTAGGAAGATCCCTGGGTGGCACTGATGACAAATGCCATGTAGGGGTCTGCCTGACTCACCATCTCTTCTGAGAACAGCCCTGCTAACTGGGCTGTGGGGACACCTGACCTCAGCAGGCTGGGCCAGTCAGCTTCCCTCCTGTGGAATCAGGAACAGGGACCTCAGACTGAGGCCCAAGGGTGCTGGGCACTGGGATGGGGGCTGGTGTTCAGAAGGACATTGTTTCTATCCCACCAATCACTGCTACAGACACAGCGAGACCAGGCAGGAGAAGGGACCAGAAAACTGCAGGACctgtggggaggaggaaaggtgaCTCCTGTGTCCTTCCTGATCAGCCCAGAAACAAGGTGGGTGGGGTCCCTCACAGGTGTGAGAGCTGAGCACTTACCCAGTGAGAACAGTAGCTCACAGGTCTCCAGCATCACATCCTGGTACAGAGTCCTCTGGTCCAGGTCAAGTTGTCCCCACTCCTCTTGGTCACAGCCACATTCTTAAAGGTCACCACCACCTGGAGAGTCAAACACAGGTAGTGGTGTTGGCCTTGTGCACTTGGCTGGGATCAACCCTGTCACTCTGTTGCTGgtgaagatgcagagaaaccCAGGCTTGAATCACCGAGGCCTCTGGATCGCCAAGTTCTGTGTTGGGCTCAAGGGGGAAGCAGATGCAACCTTGGAACATAATGCAATTGTGGCTGAGAGAAAAGCCTCCCATGAAGGAAGCCACTGGAGATGACACAGACAGTGTCACAGTGACACAGACAGTGGTGTTCCATGAGGACTGGGGAGAGATGGTAAGTGCTCTGGGAAAATGATCATGATGATAATTCCAACAATGGTAACAGTAAAGTGATAGCACTTAAGCCTCCCTGGTCCTCACAGTGCACCTGCCCCAAGTTGAGGCCTTTACACAATAAGATTCCTTGCTCGGGAACCAGACTTCCAGGGTTTGAATCAAGACTCTGGAATTTGACACTTCCTGCCAGTGTGACCACAGGGAGGACATCCCATCATTTCTCTAAGCCTCGATTTCTGCATCAATAGAACAATCAGTCCCACTTCACCAGGCCATTTggagaactaaagagaaaatgtttacatGTGAGATGCTGGACTGCCTGGCACAGTTATGTGTTCAATGTATTTTGTGACTCTTACTAATCCTCCCACAGCCCATGAGGTAAATGCCATCATCACCTCCGTGTCACAGCCAGAGGTCTGAGCCCCAGGCAGCTCTAGAAAATCAGCCACAACCTCAAATTTAAGGAGCAGAAGTGGGAATTGAACATCCAGTAAAAGCGGGAACAGAGTTGCCAGAAGATtggcaggtgggggcaggggtacCTTAGCCAGAATTATTATAAAACAGCCAGGAAAAGACTATCCTAAGAGGTGACACTGATGCacaggaagggtggggagagataGCCCTGCAGAGATCTGGGAACAGGGCCCCAGACAAAGAGAAGTGCAAGCTGAAGCTGGAAACTGGGCAGGAGTTTAACAAGTTCAGGACTGCCTGGCCATGTGCGGTGAGTGAGggaaaaatggagggaaaaaaccTTGGGGGTAAGCAAGGGGCAGATCAAGTAGAGAGAGCACTGTGGGCCATATATAGTTGGGAGAAAGACTGTATTTATTATAAGTGTGAGGCAAGCACCTGAGGGGGAGacccattcattcactgaaccatttgttgagtaccttttATAAGCCCAGGCTGTTGTTCTATGTCCTAAGCAGCAACAGGTGCTCATGCTCAGGGGCTGGGAAGAGATCCTAAACAAGcaactaaataaatgaacaagacaaTGTCACAGGGACCCAAAGATTCCAAAGTCAAGAAAATAGCGCGAGATGACAAGAGGTTACAGTCTGCTTTAGACAGGGCACCACGAAAAGCCTCTTTCAGGACAGTACACTGGAGTGAGTCTGATATAAAGTGAGGAAGGAGCCAAGTGAATGGGAAGTTAACAAATAAGACAAGTCCTGACAGCGATCAGGACTATGATGAGGGTACTCAGGGTCACGGCTATGGAATTACCCAGGACCTCTTGTGTTTTAATGTCCAAAGGGACACCACACTCCTGCACACTATCACCACTTACCATATGTAACTGAACCTCAAACAGGAAAACAGATTCAGTGGGAAGCCAGTTCGACTGGCTGTAAACTGAAAGACAAATTCCTTGGCCTTCTGGGCGCCCTGTCTTTCCTGACGCCTTTTCTATCCTAGCAGGGCTGCAATCCCCAAGCTGCTGCAGGCTactcctgcctcttccccaccccagcccttatCTCTGTAGAGGTTACACAGCTGGGAAACCCAAGGGTCAGATTCTCCCAGGAATGAGCCTCTA harbors:
- the LOC109548891 gene encoding mitochondrial import inner membrane translocase subunit Tim8 A-like isoform X2; this encodes MDSSSSSSTVGLGSVDWQLQHFMDVETQKQRFQQLVHQMTKLCWEKCTDKPGPKLDSLAEACFVNCIGHFIDTSQFNLNRL